In Cryptomeria japonica chromosome 10, Sugi_1.0, whole genome shotgun sequence, a genomic segment contains:
- the LOC131076061 gene encoding G-type lectin S-receptor-like serine/threonine-protein kinase At2g19130 — protein MDTEEAIKYLVLAITMIIAAHNCSSLPSDGGHTLLLGASLTGNQTILSKNGTFALGFFSPRGTNNWYIGIWYAGKTQKIIVWVANRENPVRSMPGGVLHFSRDGQLRLLDRKARSVWSTDIHLKGSRAVLRDSGNFIMLGDGHNKSEIVWESFAHPTDTWLPGMKMWKGMHLTSWKSSVDPAASGLFSYGMDMSPRKTQMVLVYNNSIPYSSSGEWTGNYFTKIPEIGAEKRFRLFCVRISPESIYFNFSINQVDHTLNGRIILSENGMLELYYLMDDNRWTIEWSTFGGQWSDYDICGAYGVCNKNEVCSCSEGFAPKHASASWWSNGCARRRPLQCSVTEGTTDDFLEAKNQYLPEKEAVSYNNKATLEDCRIACLKNCSCTAFACAISDPPVCRLWFGDLFKIRVSSDGQSVFIRLAASEFPHLTSERGNKAPALRVLLPAAAAAFFAVLGLLSAIFIVYKRRKLQMKRKEEDVPTSLKVFTYKELRIATQNFKHKLGTGAFGSVFRGTLPDNTLVAVKRLEGSAQIEKQFRAEISTIGRIQHVNLVRLWGFCVEGSRRLLVYAYMPNGSLNSFLFCKDEKVEKMLDWKTRFHIALGTARGLIYLHEECRDRIIHCDIKPENILLDGDFSPKVADFGLAKLVGRDFSRVLTTTRGTRGYLAPEWISGLPITPKADVYSFGMTLLEIISGRRNLDLTVEESRLYFPTWVSSQIERGNILGVVDARIASEADIEEVKRAVVVAGQCIQDDEDERPSMSEVVKILQGTMEAPPPQITRSLQLLVV, from the coding sequence ATGGATACTGAAGAGGCGATTAAGTATTTGGTCCTTGCAATTACTATGATTATAGCAGCGCATAATTGCAGTTCATTACCATCGGATGGTGGACATACGCTTCTATTGGGTGCTTCGCTCACTGGAAATCAGACCATATTGTCAAAGAATGGCACGTTTGCATTAGGTTTTTTCAGTCCGAGAGGCACGAATAACTGGTACATTGGCATCTGGTACGCAGGAAAAACACAAAAGATCATAGTTTGGGTGGCTAACAGAGAGAATCCAGTCAGAAGCATGCCCGGCGGCGTTCTGCACTTTTCAAGagatggtcaacttagattgcttgATAGAAAGGCCCGGTCAGTTTGGTCGACTGATATTCATCTGAAAGGATCGCGGGCAGTGTTAAGGGACTCTGGCAATTTCATTATGCTGGGTGATGGTCACAACAAGTCTGAGATTGTTTGGGAGAGTTTCGCGCATCCGACAGATACATGGTTGCCTGGCATGAAGATGTGGAAAGGAATGCATCTTACTTCCTGGAAGAGTTCGGTGGATCCTGCAGCAAGTGGGCTTTTCTCTTATGGAATGGACATGTCTCCACGAAAGACGCAGATGGTATTGGTCTATAATAACAGTATTCCATATTCCTCAAGTGGAGAGTGGACTGGGAATTATTTTACCAAGATTCCCGAGATCGGGGCTGAGAAGAGATTCCGATTGTTTTGTGTGAGAATTTCTCCTGAAAGCATATACTTTAATTTTAGCATAAACCAGGTAGACCATACCCTCAACGGGCGGATAATTTTATCTGAGAACGGCATGTTGGAGCTTTACTACTTGATGGATGATAATAGGTGGACTATTGAGTGGTCGACATTCGGAGGTCAATGGAGTGACTATGATATTTGCGGAGCGTATGGAGTGTGCAATAAGAATGAAGTGTGTAGTTGTTCTGAGGGCTTCGCGCCTAAGCATGCCTCTGCAAGTTGGTGGTCAAACGGCTGTGCTCGACGAAGACCCCTGCAATGCTCTGTCACAGAGGGTACCACCGACGACTTCTTGGAAGCCAAGAATCAGTACTTACCCGAGAAAGAAGCTGTCTCATACAACAACAAGGCAACATTGGAAGACTGCCGGATTGCTTGCCTCAAAAATTGCTCCTGCACAGCGTTTGCTTGTGCTATTTCTGATCCACCCGTCTGTAGACTGTGGTTTGGGGATTTGTTCAAAATACGCGTTTCATCTGACGGCCAATCGGTCTTCATTAGGCTGGCTGCTTCTGAGTTTCCGCACTTGACATCAGAGCGAGGTAACAAAGCCCCTGCACTTAGAGTCTTATTGCCTGCTGCAGCCGCTGCTTTCTTTGCCGTTTTGGGTCTCCTGTCGGCCATATTTATTGTGTACAAACGTCGAAAACTGCagatgaaaagaaaagaagaggacgTGCCAACTTCACTCAAAGTATTCACTTACAAAGAGTTGCGAATTGCAACCCAGAATTTCAAGCATAAGCTGGGGACCGGAGCATTTGGCTCCGTGTTCAGAGGAACTCTTCCAGACAATACGCTTGTGGCGGTAAAAAGATTAGAGGGTTCTGCACAAATAGAAAAGCAATTCCGTGCCGAAATAAGCACTATCGGCAGAATACAGCACGTGAATTTGGTGAGGCTCTGGGGATTCTGCGTAGAAGGCTCTCGTAGGCTACTGGTGTATGCTTACATGCCCAATGGTTCTCTAAACTCCTTCCTTTTCTGTAAAGATGAAAAAGTAGAGAAGATGTTGGATTGGAAGACTCGGTTTCATATCGCTCTGGGCACTGCAAGAGGATTAATTTATCTCCACGAAGAATGCAGAGATCGCATTATTCACTGCGATATTAAGCCCGAGAATATTCTTCTGGACGGCGACTTCAGCCCGAAGGTTGCTGATTTTGGGTTGGCAAAGCTTGTGGGTAGAGATTTCAGCCGCGTATTGACGACCACAAGAGGAACTCGAGGTTACTTGGCTCCCGAGTGGATCTCTGGCCTTCCTATCACTCCCAAGGCAGACGTATATAGTTTTGGTATGACGTTGTTGGAAATTATTTCCGGTAGAAGAAATCTCGATTTAACTGTGGAGGAAAGCAGGTTGTACTTTCCTACCTGGGTTTCATCACAGATTGAGAGGGGAAACATACTAGGCGTTGTAGATGCAAGGATAGCAAGTGAGGCAGACATCGAAGAGGTGAAAAGAGCGGTTGTGGTGGCTGGGCAGTGCATTCAAGACGATGAGGATGAGAGGCCGAGCATGAGTGAAGTGGTGAAGATATTGCAAGGGACGATGGAGGCTCCTCCGCCACAAATTACGAGGTCTCTACAGTTGCTTGTTGTTTAG